The Streptomyces sp. NBC_01255 genome window below encodes:
- a CDS encoding winged helix-turn-helix transcriptional regulator, whose product MATTGLPAGSDADIARVTETLGMITPRWNVRILLTLGSGPLRYTEISDKMPWLLSGQLHPKLRALSDAGLAERTEHTSRHVTYGLTDRGAALLPVLPVIAAWAEEFLEKPDEPLSAIEHVEDSLTLFTRRHAAAILWVLKSRGESSARTVARIVMPDGYWTNIYPPLRQLADDGLVVSAGPGQPYRLSTSGEGLGRVFGALSAWSAGRTLDSGAQHPVWGNAERASRTAPKHWTSHRPRIPQPAVPTRPARPAYGDLFSHANPARMQTALRAGGARR is encoded by the coding sequence TTGGCCACCACCGGTCTGCCCGCGGGTAGCGACGCTGACATCGCCCGCGTCACCGAAACCCTCGGCATGATCACCCCGCGATGGAACGTCCGGATCCTGCTGACGCTGGGCTCCGGTCCCCTCCGCTACACCGAGATCTCGGACAAGATGCCCTGGCTCCTGAGCGGCCAGCTCCACCCCAAGCTCCGGGCGCTCAGCGATGCAGGGCTCGCCGAGCGCACGGAGCACACGTCGCGGCACGTCACGTACGGTCTCACCGATCGGGGCGCAGCGCTGCTGCCGGTGCTGCCCGTAATCGCCGCCTGGGCCGAGGAGTTCCTGGAGAAGCCGGACGAGCCCCTGTCCGCGATCGAGCACGTCGAGGACAGCCTCACTTTGTTCACCCGTCGGCATGCCGCCGCGATCCTGTGGGTTTTGAAGTCCCGCGGGGAGAGCAGTGCGCGGACCGTCGCCAGGATCGTGATGCCCGACGGGTATTGGACGAACATCTACCCGCCCCTGCGGCAGCTCGCTGACGACGGGCTCGTGGTGAGCGCCGGTCCCGGTCAGCCCTATCGGCTGTCGACCTCCGGCGAGGGCCTGGGGCGCGTCTTCGGGGCGCTGTCGGCCTGGTCCGCCGGTCGAACCCTCGACTCCGGCGCTCAGCACCCGGTCTGGGGGAACGCGGAGCGTGCTTCGCGTACGGCCCCGAAGCACTGGACCAGCCATCGGCCCCGCATTCCCCAGCCGGCCGTGCCGACCCGACCGGCACGCCCTGCCTATGGCGACCTGTTCTCCCACGCCAACCCGGCTCGCATGCAGACGGCACTCAGGGCGGGAGGTGCGCGCCGATGA